From the genome of Papaver somniferum cultivar HN1 chromosome 2, ASM357369v1, whole genome shotgun sequence, one region includes:
- the LOC113348949 gene encoding ent-kaurenoic acid oxidase 1-like, producing the protein MELVESSFSVVLLTIVLGGIIGGLYGLVKKANEWYYGRSLGDKRFLLPPGDMGLPIFGNMFSFLRAFKSGNPDRFISNFVKRYNRIGMYKAYMFGSPTILITTPETCRQVLMDEERFKPGWPKAANELMGRKSFIAIPYEEHKRLRRITAAPVNGHEALSVYLTYIEETVISTLDKWSNMGEIEFLTHLRKLTFRIITYIFLSSEGNPVVEALEKEYTHLNYGVRAMAINYPGFAYYKALKARKKLVVILQTVLDERRERRARLGESPKKDMMDNLINVEDEKGIKLTDEDIIDILIMYLNAGHESSGHITMWATAFLQANPECFKKAKAEQEEIVRNRSPAQKGLTLKEIRQMDYLSQVVDETLRVVNISSVVFREALTDIKMNGYLIPKGWKVQVWFRTVHMDPEVYPNPKEFNPSRWDNYTPKAGTYLPFGAGSRLCPGNDLAKLEIMIFLHHFILNYQLERTNPDCKLMYLPHPRPKDNCLARVRKVSV; encoded by the exons ATGGAGCTTGTTGAAAGTAGTTTTTCTGTGGTGTTGTTAACAATCGTATTAGGTGGTATCATAGGTGGTTTATATGGATTAGTCAAGAAAGCAAATGAGTGGTATTATGGAAGGAGCTTAGGTGATAagaggtttttacttcctccaggtGATATGGGTTTACCAATTTTTGGCAATATGTTTTCTTTTCTGCGTGCTTTCAAGTCTGGTAATCCTGATCGCTTCATCTCCAACTTTGTTAAGAG GTATAATAGGATTGGGATGTACAAGGCATACATGTTTGGTAGTCCAACTATTTTGATCACAACACCAGAAACATGTAGGCAAGTTTTGATGGATGAAGAACGTTTTAAGCCTGGTTGGCCTAAAGCAGCTAATGAATTGATGGGAAGAAAATCATTTATAGCGATTCCTTATGAAGAGCACAAGCGATTACGTCGCATTACCGCTGCTCCTGTCAATGGTCACGAAGCACTATCCGTATACCTTACTTATATTGAGGAAACTGTTATATCAACATTAGATAAATGGTCCAATATGGGGGAAATAGAGTTCTTAACCCATTTGAGAAAGCTTACATTTAGGATTATTACTTATATTTTCCTTAGCTCGGAGGGTAATCCAGTCGTGGAAGCTCTAGAAAAGGAGTATACACACCTGAATTATGGAGTAAGAGCTATGGCCATTAACTATCCAGGTTTTGCTTACTACAAAGCCTTAAAG GCTAGAAAGAAGCTAGTTGTTATTCTTCAAACTGTTTTGGATGAAAGAAGGGAGAGGAGGGCAAGATTAGGAGAGTCTCCAAAGAAAGATATGATGGATAATTTaataaatgttgaagatgaaaaagGCATAAAGCTGACGGATGAAGATATCATTGATATTTTAATTATGTACTTAAATGCTGGCCATGAATCTTCTGGTCATATCACAATGTGGGCTACTGCCTTCTTACAAGCAAATCCTGAATGTTTCAAAAAAGCTAAG GCCGAACAAGAGGAGATAGTAAGAAACCGGTCTCCTGCACAGAAGGGATTAACACTTAAGGAAATTCGGCAAATGGATTATCTTTCTCAG GTGGTCGATGAGACATTACGTGTTGTCAATATTTCATCGGTTGTTTTCCGTGAAGCACTTACAGACATCAAAATGAATG GTTATTTGATACCCAAAGGTTGGAAAGTTCAGGTTTGGTTCAGGACTGTTCATATGGATCCTGAAGTTTACCCAAATCCAAAGGAGTTTAATCCATCTAGATGGGAT aATTACACACCGAAAGCAGGAACTTATCTTCCCTTTGGAGCTGGTAGTCGGTTATGCCCTGGGAACGATCTTGCTAAACTTGAGATCATGATATTCCTACACCACTTTATTCTTAATTATCA GCTTGAACGCACTAATCCGGATTGCAAATTGATGTATCTACCTCATCCAAGGCCAAAAGACAATTGTCTAGCAAGAGTTAGGAAGGTTTCCGTATAA